One window of Streptomyces sp. NBC_00273 genomic DNA carries:
- a CDS encoding histidine phosphatase family protein — MHVRVSLVAAARSSSLLGERFDDDRPLDGPGWRSVESAAQGLVPLGAAELRYCSPTPRSRATGEALGYAPLAQPALRECDMGRWRGLTLAEVTAHEPGAVELWLSDPWSAPHGGESLLAFISRIGGWLDTRPADDGGAIVAVAEPSVVRAALVYALKAPPLTYWNVDVRPLSTMTLTGWSGDWHLCLQAPA; from the coding sequence ATGCATGTTCGGGTTTCGCTCGTCGCCGCAGCCCGTAGTTCCTCGCTGCTCGGCGAGCGCTTCGACGACGACCGCCCGCTGGACGGACCCGGCTGGCGGTCGGTGGAGTCCGCCGCGCAGGGCCTCGTACCCCTGGGCGCGGCCGAGTTGCGCTACTGCTCGCCGACCCCGCGCAGCCGCGCCACGGGCGAGGCCCTCGGGTACGCGCCCCTCGCCCAGCCCGCGCTGCGCGAGTGCGACATGGGCCGCTGGCGGGGGCTGACCCTGGCCGAAGTGACCGCCCACGAACCCGGGGCGGTGGAACTGTGGCTCAGCGACCCGTGGTCCGCACCGCACGGCGGCGAGTCCCTGCTCGCCTTCATCTCCCGCATCGGGGGCTGGCTCGACACCCGGCCGGCCGACGACGGGGGCGCGATCGTCGCGGTCGCGGAGCCCTCGGTGGTCCGGGCGGCCCTGGTGTACGCGCTGAAGGCGCCCCCGCTGACCTACTGGAACGTGGACGTCCGGCCGCTGTCCACGATGACCCTCACGGGCTGGTCCGGCGACTGGCACCTCTGCCTGCAGGCCCCGGCGTGA
- a CDS encoding aminotransferase-like domain-containing protein, whose amino-acid sequence MYERSSVAELAESLRSELDRYSVGGKLPSSRALVERYRVSPVTVSRALAQLAAEGLVVTRPGAGVFRAAPRTAAPAPGDTSWQEVALSAEGAGDVVPRSVDASGVLACLAAPPPSVIALNSGYLHASVQPERAMAAALARAGRRPGAWDRPPMEGLPELRDWFAREIGGAVVAADVLVTAGGQSALTTALRALAPPGAPILVESPTYPGLLAIARASGCRPVPVPVDAEGVRPELLAAAFEATGARVFVCQPLFQNPTGAVLAPGRRAEVLRIARAAGAFVVEDDYARALAHDDCGPLPATLAADDHDGVVVHVRSLTKATSPSLRVGALAARGPVVDRLRAVQVVDSFFVPRPLQEAALELVGAPAWPRHLRAVAAELRHRRDVLAGALRRELPGLTVPHLPSGGYQLWARMTEGDDGSFAATALRAGVAVAPGRPYFCAEPPGPHVRLSFAGVSGPGELVEAVHRLRTGLADGLGLNA is encoded by the coding sequence ATGTATGAGCGTAGCAGTGTGGCGGAACTGGCCGAGTCCTTGCGTTCCGAACTCGACCGCTACTCGGTGGGTGGAAAGCTCCCGTCGAGCCGGGCCCTGGTCGAGCGCTACCGGGTCAGCCCGGTCACCGTCTCCCGGGCCCTCGCGCAGCTCGCCGCCGAGGGCCTCGTCGTCACCCGGCCCGGCGCAGGGGTCTTCCGCGCCGCACCGCGTACGGCGGCCCCCGCGCCCGGGGACACCTCCTGGCAGGAGGTCGCCCTGAGCGCCGAGGGGGCCGGGGACGTCGTCCCGCGTTCGGTGGACGCCTCCGGGGTGCTGGCCTGCCTGGCCGCACCGCCGCCGTCGGTGATCGCCCTCAACAGCGGATACCTGCACGCCTCCGTCCAGCCCGAGCGGGCCATGGCCGCCGCGCTCGCCCGGGCCGGGCGGCGCCCCGGAGCCTGGGACCGGCCGCCCATGGAGGGGCTGCCCGAGCTCCGCGACTGGTTCGCCCGCGAGATCGGCGGCGCGGTCGTCGCCGCCGACGTGCTGGTGACCGCGGGCGGGCAGAGCGCGCTGACCACCGCCCTGCGCGCGCTCGCCCCGCCCGGGGCGCCGATCCTGGTGGAGTCCCCGACCTACCCCGGGCTGCTGGCCATCGCCCGGGCCTCCGGCTGCCGGCCCGTGCCCGTCCCGGTGGACGCGGAGGGGGTCAGGCCGGAGCTGCTGGCCGCCGCCTTCGAAGCGACCGGCGCGCGGGTGTTCGTCTGCCAGCCCCTGTTCCAGAACCCGACCGGAGCGGTACTGGCTCCGGGGCGGCGGGCCGAAGTGCTGCGGATCGCGCGCGCCGCCGGGGCCTTCGTGGTCGAGGACGACTACGCCCGCGCCCTCGCCCACGACGACTGCGGGCCGCTGCCCGCGACCCTGGCCGCCGACGACCACGACGGGGTGGTCGTGCACGTCAGGTCCCTGACCAAGGCCACCTCGCCCAGCCTGCGGGTCGGCGCGCTGGCCGCCCGCGGTCCGGTGGTGGACCGGCTGCGCGCCGTCCAGGTCGTGGACTCCTTCTTCGTGCCACGGCCGCTCCAGGAGGCGGCACTGGAACTGGTCGGCGCGCCCGCCTGGCCGCGCCACCTGCGCGCGGTGGCCGCCGAGCTGCGCCACCGGCGGGACGTGCTCGCCGGCGCGTTGCGGCGGGAGCTACCCGGCCTGACCGTGCCCCATCTACCCTCGGGCGGCTACCAGCTGTGGGCCAGGATGACCGAGGGCGACGACGGGTCCTTCGCGGCCACGGCCCTGCGCGCCGGGGTGGCGGTGGCTCCCGGCCGCCCGTACTTCTGCGCGGAGCCGCCGGGTCCGCACGTCCGGCTGAGCTTCGCCGGGGTCTCGGGCCCCGGCGAACTGGTCGAGGCGGTCCATCGGCTGCGTACCGGCCTGGCGGACGGTCTCGGTCTCAACGCTTGA
- a CDS encoding DUF1918 domain-containing protein, which produces MRATEGDQLVQHGRIVGQHDKVGEITQVLGENGTPPYRVRFEDGHEALMAPGPDCTVRHPSEPTH; this is translated from the coding sequence ATGCGCGCGACCGAGGGCGACCAGCTGGTGCAGCACGGCAGGATCGTCGGACAGCACGACAAGGTGGGCGAGATCACCCAGGTCCTGGGCGAGAACGGAACCCCCCCGTACCGGGTCCGCTTCGAGGACGGACACGAGGCCCTGATGGCTCCTGGACCCGACTGCACGGTCCGCCACCCCTCCGAGCCCACTCACTGA
- a CDS encoding transcriptional regulator translates to MQPNVLLDALLAEAGMSHAGLAAYVNQAGRTRGLALRYEHTAVTRWLKGQRPRGQVPDLICEVLGGRLRRPLGLDDIGLGAADQPVPLHASPLSGFVDRAAALWRSDVQARPHLLAAGAVTGTPAVIPVWEWENPPEDADVSREGPNPIGPEHIEILKSARAHYELMYRRAGGLATRDRVVRFLGSETAPMLRGSYSDDLGRRLHRATGSLVAVAGICAYDSDAHGLAQRYFHQALRLAKASGDRGLGAYVIALIVNQSLHLREYRQAVAFAEAALRAAGRHTTPALAADLYAMQAKAYAQLGDTPAALACIRKAEAAAERIRPGSEPDETGYVQPGLVNVQVAEALLSLGDLEAARVQATAAVGTPAHDRGRVHRLAMLCEIQLRQGEADRAAASAAEMAERAKGMESLRLRDRLRAVREQLLTSGCTGAEETARLIDGALRVPL, encoded by the coding sequence ATGCAGCCCAATGTCCTGCTCGACGCCCTCCTCGCCGAGGCGGGAATGTCCCACGCCGGACTCGCCGCGTACGTGAACCAGGCGGGCCGCACCCGCGGACTCGCCCTGCGCTACGAACACACCGCCGTGACGCGGTGGTTGAAGGGCCAGCGGCCCCGGGGGCAGGTCCCCGACCTGATCTGCGAGGTGCTCGGAGGGCGGCTGCGGCGTCCCCTCGGGCTCGACGACATCGGGCTCGGCGCGGCCGACCAGCCCGTTCCGCTGCACGCCTCGCCGCTCAGCGGGTTCGTGGACCGGGCCGCGGCCCTGTGGCGTTCCGACGTCCAGGCCCGGCCCCATCTGCTGGCCGCCGGGGCGGTCACCGGGACGCCCGCAGTCATCCCGGTGTGGGAATGGGAGAATCCGCCCGAGGACGCCGACGTCTCCCGCGAGGGCCCGAACCCGATCGGTCCCGAGCACATCGAGATCCTGAAGTCCGCCCGCGCCCACTACGAGCTGATGTACCGCCGGGCCGGCGGTCTCGCCACGCGGGACCGGGTCGTCCGCTTCCTCGGCAGTGAGACCGCGCCCATGCTGCGCGGGAGCTACTCCGACGACCTCGGCCGCCGGCTGCACCGGGCTACGGGGTCCCTGGTGGCGGTGGCGGGGATCTGCGCGTACGACTCGGACGCGCACGGCCTGGCCCAGCGCTACTTCCACCAGGCCCTGCGCCTGGCCAAGGCGAGCGGGGACCGGGGGCTCGGCGCGTACGTCATCGCGCTGATCGTCAACCAGTCCCTGCACCTGCGGGAGTACCGCCAGGCCGTCGCGTTCGCCGAGGCCGCGCTGCGGGCCGCCGGGCGGCACACCACCCCGGCGCTGGCCGCCGACCTGTACGCGATGCAGGCCAAGGCGTACGCCCAACTCGGCGACACCCCGGCCGCACTGGCCTGCATCCGCAAGGCGGAAGCGGCCGCCGAGCGGATCCGCCCGGGCAGCGAACCGGACGAGACCGGCTACGTACAGCCGGGGCTCGTCAACGTCCAGGTCGCCGAGGCGCTGCTCAGCCTGGGCGATCTGGAAGCCGCCCGGGTCCAGGCGACCGCCGCCGTCGGCACCCCGGCGCACGACCGCGGCCGGGTGCACCGGCTGGCGATGCTGTGCGAGATCCAGCTGCGCCAGGGGGAGGCGGACCGGGCCGCGGCGTCCGCGGCCGAGATGGCCGAGCGGGCCAAGGGCATGGAGTCGCTGCGGCTGCGCGACCGGCTGCGAGCGGTCCGCGAACAGCTCCTGACCAGCGGTTGTACGGGCGCGGAGGAGACCGCGCGGCTCATCGACGGGGCGCTGCGCGTTCCGCTGTGA
- a CDS encoding glycoside hydrolase family 10 protein — MTYIDRRALLAGAVGVIAAATAGSAAAAPRTAARTPGGRAAADFRGMWIASVSNVDWPSESGLSAARQRSELLALLDSAVERRLGAVVLQVRPAADALWPSKLEPWSQWLTGKQGVDPGWDPLGTAVKEAHARGLQLHAWFNPFRVANHTDLDRLVSTHPARRNPGWTVEYGDKLYYNPGLPEVRRFVQDAMFDAVSRYPLDAVHWDDYFYPYPVAGEYFDDDEAFEEYGAGFASRAAWRRSNIDTLVREMSARLRALKPALRFGISPFAVWRNSDRDPTGSPTRAGLGTYDDLYADTRKWVREGWIDYIVPQAYWHIGHPTADYADIVPWWARTVAGTKVDLYVGEALYRCDEDSPTEAWRDPGELSKHLTFARGYPEVRGHVYFSAKQVAADPNGAMARVVADHYGPAASRR; from the coding sequence ATGACGTACATCGATCGACGGGCGCTGCTGGCCGGAGCCGTGGGGGTGATCGCCGCCGCCACGGCCGGTTCGGCGGCCGCGGCGCCGCGGACTGCCGCGAGGACCCCCGGGGGGCGGGCCGCGGCGGACTTCCGGGGGATGTGGATCGCCTCGGTGTCGAACGTGGACTGGCCCTCCGAGAGCGGACTCTCCGCGGCGCGGCAGCGGTCGGAGCTGCTCGCCCTGCTCGACTCCGCCGTCGAGCGCCGCCTGGGCGCGGTGGTCCTCCAGGTCCGGCCGGCGGCGGACGCCCTGTGGCCCTCGAAGCTGGAGCCCTGGTCGCAGTGGCTGACCGGGAAGCAGGGGGTCGATCCCGGCTGGGACCCGCTGGGCACGGCCGTCAAGGAGGCGCACGCCCGCGGGCTGCAGCTGCACGCCTGGTTCAACCCGTTCCGCGTGGCCAACCACACCGACCTCGACCGGCTGGTGTCCACGCACCCGGCGCGGCGCAATCCCGGCTGGACGGTGGAGTACGGCGACAAGCTCTACTACAACCCGGGCCTGCCCGAGGTGCGGCGCTTCGTCCAGGACGCCATGTTCGACGCCGTCTCCCGCTACCCGCTGGACGCCGTGCACTGGGACGACTACTTCTACCCGTACCCGGTGGCGGGGGAGTACTTCGACGACGACGAGGCCTTCGAGGAGTACGGGGCGGGCTTCGCCTCGCGCGCCGCCTGGCGCCGGAGCAACATCGACACCCTGGTCCGCGAGATGTCCGCGCGGCTGCGGGCGCTCAAGCCGGCGCTCCGCTTCGGGATCAGCCCGTTCGCCGTCTGGCGCAACTCCGACCGGGACCCGACCGGTTCGCCGACCCGCGCGGGCCTCGGGACGTACGACGACCTCTACGCGGACACCCGCAAGTGGGTCAGGGAGGGCTGGATCGACTACATCGTGCCGCAGGCCTACTGGCACATCGGGCACCCGACCGCCGACTACGCCGACATCGTGCCCTGGTGGGCGCGGACCGTCGCCGGGACGAAGGTGGACCTGTACGTGGGGGAGGCCCTGTACCGCTGCGACGAGGACAGCCCCACCGAGGCCTGGCGCGACCCCGGAGAGCTGTCGAAGCACCTGACGTTCGCCCGCGGGTACCCGGAGGTCCGCGGCCACGTCTACTTCTCGGCGAAGCAGGTGGCCGCGGACCCCAACGGAGCGATGGCCCGGGTGGTCGCCGACCACTACGGCCCGGCGGCGTCCCGGCGCTGA
- a CDS encoding PP2C family protein-serine/threonine phosphatase: MITRGEMPLVRRVCVLAWAGTAVSWELSTPGPLGPSLATCAAFLLLATGCALHIRHELLAELRRSQEIAGAAQRALLRPLPVRIDGLVPAAAQLSASRGAAVGGDLYEAVPTAYGIRVAIGDVRGHGLPALGTAAAVLGAFREGAYDEPSLDGVLRRMERALGRHVRDRARADPDSAATEEFVTVLLLQIAGDGTLLALNCGHPWPYLIRPAPVPEHCAAHSRGSVPDPVNSSARPAFEDRVRAAPGYTQVRPLVGGETIPPLGVVPVPADVRPRACGELRPGETLFLYTDGAEDARDRVGRFFDLAGFLAREAAATPARLVAGVHAALLRHTGGRLADDVALLVLRNDRS; this comes from the coding sequence ATGATCACGCGTGGGGAGATGCCCCTGGTACGCCGGGTGTGCGTCCTGGCCTGGGCCGGCACCGCGGTGTCCTGGGAGCTGTCCACGCCCGGGCCGCTGGGCCCGAGCCTGGCCACCTGTGCGGCCTTCCTGCTGTTGGCCACCGGGTGCGCACTGCACATCCGGCACGAGCTGCTGGCCGAGCTGCGCCGCTCGCAGGAGATCGCGGGCGCCGCGCAGCGGGCGCTGCTGCGGCCGCTGCCGGTGCGGATCGACGGCCTGGTGCCGGCCGCGGCGCAACTCTCGGCGAGCCGGGGCGCGGCGGTGGGCGGGGACCTGTACGAGGCCGTGCCGACGGCGTACGGGATCCGGGTGGCGATCGGGGACGTCCGGGGCCACGGCCTGCCCGCGCTGGGCACGGCCGCCGCCGTGCTCGGGGCCTTCCGCGAGGGGGCGTACGACGAGCCTTCGCTGGACGGTGTGCTGCGGCGGATGGAGCGGGCGCTGGGCCGCCACGTCCGTGACCGGGCGCGGGCTGATCCGGACTCCGCGGCGACGGAGGAGTTCGTGACGGTCCTGCTCCTCCAGATCGCCGGGGACGGCACGTTGCTGGCCCTGAACTGCGGTCACCCGTGGCCGTATCTGATCCGTCCGGCTCCGGTCCCGGAACACTGCGCTGCGCACAGCCGGGGCTCCGTCCCGGACCCCGTGAACTCTTCAGCCCGTCCGGCGTTTGAGGACCGGGTCCGGGCGGCGCCCGGTTACACGCAGGTACGGCCGCTGGTCGGCGGCGAGACCATACCGCCGCTCGGGGTGGTGCCCGTACCGGCGGACGTGCGGCCGCGCGCCTGCGGGGAACTCCGGCCCGGGGAGACGCTGTTCCTCTACACCGACGGGGCCGAGGACGCCCGCGACCGGGTCGGCCGGTTCTTCGATCTGGCGGGCTTCCTCGCACGGGAGGCGGCGGCCACGCCCGCGCGGCTGGTGGCGGGCGTGCACGCCGCTCTGCTCCGGCACACCGGCGGGCGGCTCGCCGACGACGTCGCCCTGCTCGTGCTCCGCAACGACCGGTCCTGA
- a CDS encoding DMT family transporter, which produces MTAQNSATLPTTIAVKNPVRRGTALALLGVVAFSLTFPATAWGLESFGPWSLVALRSVLAAAIAGAFLLARRVPLPAREHWAGLAVVAAGVVVGFPMLTTLALTTSTTSHAAVVVGLLPLTTAALSALRTGVRPSRTFWAAALAGAAVVIAFTLAQSGGALSVGDAYLFGALLVCAAGYTEGGRLARLLPGWQVIGWALVLCLPLTLAGSAVGLAYEPVHLSGHGLAGLIWAAAGSTFLGLYVWYRGMAEIGAPRASQLQLAQPLLTLVWSVALLGEHLSPAAPAAACAVLVCIAVTQRVK; this is translated from the coding sequence ATGACAGCACAGAATAGCGCTACTCTCCCGACCACGATAGCGGTCAAGAACCCGGTGCGCCGGGGTACCGCCCTCGCCCTGCTCGGCGTCGTCGCCTTCTCGCTGACCTTCCCCGCCACCGCCTGGGGACTGGAGAGCTTCGGCCCGTGGTCGTTGGTCGCGCTGCGCAGCGTCCTCGCCGCCGCCATCGCCGGGGCCTTCCTGCTGGCCCGGCGGGTCCCGCTGCCCGCCCGCGAGCACTGGGCGGGGCTCGCCGTCGTCGCCGCCGGGGTGGTCGTCGGCTTCCCGATGCTCACCACCCTCGCGCTGACGACCTCCACGACCTCGCACGCCGCCGTGGTGGTCGGCCTCCTGCCGCTCACCACCGCCGCGCTGTCCGCGCTGCGCACCGGAGTCCGTCCCTCGCGCACCTTCTGGGCCGCGGCCCTCGCCGGGGCCGCGGTCGTGATCGCCTTCACCCTCGCGCAGAGCGGCGGCGCCCTCTCGGTGGGCGACGCGTACCTGTTCGGCGCCCTGCTGGTGTGCGCCGCCGGGTACACCGAGGGCGGCCGCCTCGCCCGGCTGCTGCCCGGCTGGCAGGTGATCGGCTGGGCGCTGGTCCTGTGCCTGCCGCTCACCCTGGCCGGCTCCGCGGTCGGGCTCGCGTACGAACCGGTGCACCTCAGCGGCCACGGGCTCGCCGGGCTGATCTGGGCCGCGGCCGGCTCCACCTTCCTCGGCCTGTACGTCTGGTACCGGGGCATGGCCGAGATCGGCGCGCCGCGGGCCAGCCAGCTCCAGCTCGCCCAGCCGCTACTGACCCTCGTCTGGTCGGTGGCGCTGCTGGGCGAGCACCTCTCCCCCGCCGCACCGGCCGCTGCCTGCGCGGTCCTGGTCTGCATCGCGGTGACCCAACGGGTCAAATAG
- the argC gene encoding N-acetyl-gamma-glutamyl-phosphate reductase, producing the protein MVVRVAVAGASGYAGGEVLRLLLSHPEVEIGALTGNSNAGQLLGSLQPHLVPLAGRTLEATTPEVLAGQGRRHDVVFLALPHGQSAAVAAQLGEDVLVVDMGADHRLKDSADWDAFYGAPHAGTWPYGLPELPGAREALTGTKRIAVPGCFPTAVSLALFPAYQGKLAEPEAVIVAATGTSGAGKALKPHLLGAEVMGSVTPYGVGGGHRHTPEMVQNLSPLAGERVSVSFTPTLVPMARGILATCSAKALPGTTAESLRAAYEKAYADEPFVHLLPEGRMPSTKSVHGSNAVHVQVAYDESARRIIAVSAIDNLTKGTAGGAVQSMNIALGLDEGLGLSTIGVAP; encoded by the coding sequence ATGGTGGTACGTGTAGCGGTGGCCGGAGCGAGCGGGTACGCGGGCGGAGAAGTCCTGCGCCTCCTGCTCTCGCACCCCGAGGTGGAGATCGGCGCCCTCACCGGCAACTCCAACGCCGGACAGCTCCTCGGCTCCCTGCAACCGCACCTCGTACCGCTCGCGGGACGCACCCTGGAGGCGACCACCCCCGAGGTCCTCGCCGGTCAGGGCCGTCGGCACGACGTGGTCTTCCTCGCCCTCCCGCACGGCCAGTCCGCCGCCGTCGCGGCCCAGCTCGGCGAGGACGTCCTCGTCGTCGACATGGGCGCCGACCACCGGCTCAAGGACTCCGCCGACTGGGACGCCTTCTACGGCGCCCCGCACGCCGGTACCTGGCCCTACGGGCTCCCCGAACTGCCCGGCGCCCGCGAGGCGCTGACGGGGACCAAGCGCATCGCGGTCCCCGGCTGCTTCCCCACCGCCGTCTCCCTCGCGCTCTTCCCCGCCTACCAGGGGAAGCTCGCCGAGCCGGAGGCCGTGATCGTCGCCGCCACCGGAACCTCCGGCGCGGGCAAGGCCCTCAAGCCGCACCTGCTCGGCGCCGAGGTGATGGGCTCGGTGACCCCGTACGGCGTGGGCGGCGGACACCGCCACACGCCCGAGATGGTGCAGAACCTGAGCCCGCTCGCGGGAGAGCGCGTCAGCGTCTCCTTCACACCGACCCTCGTGCCCATGGCGCGCGGCATCCTCGCCACGTGCTCGGCCAAGGCGCTCCCCGGAACCACCGCCGAATCGCTGCGCGCCGCGTACGAGAAGGCCTACGCCGACGAGCCCTTCGTCCACCTGCTGCCCGAGGGCCGGATGCCGTCCACCAAATCCGTCCACGGTTCCAACGCCGTCCACGTCCAGGTCGCCTACGACGAGTCCGCCCGGCGGATCATCGCCGTCAGCGCCATCGACAACCTGACCAAGGGCACCGCCGGTGGCGCGGTGCAGAGCATGAACATCGCCCTGGGACTCGATGAGGGCCTGGGTCTTTCGACGATCGGAGTCGCACCGTGA
- a CDS encoding NUDIX hydrolase, producing the protein MQWTNLSEQTVYKNRWFDVNLADVELPDGRHLDHFVIRLRPVAVATAVNEADEVLLLWRHRFITDSWGWELPAGVVEDGEDIAVAAAREMEEESGWRPGPLHHLMTVEPSNGLTDARHHLYWADGATHIGHPEDDFESSRREWVPLKLVPDMIARGEIPAANMAAGLLLLHHLRLGRP; encoded by the coding sequence GTGCAGTGGACGAACCTGAGCGAGCAGACCGTGTACAAGAACCGTTGGTTCGACGTGAACCTCGCCGATGTGGAACTTCCCGACGGCCGGCACCTGGACCACTTCGTGATCCGGCTGCGTCCGGTCGCCGTCGCCACGGCCGTCAACGAGGCCGACGAGGTGCTGTTGCTCTGGCGGCACCGCTTCATCACCGACAGCTGGGGTTGGGAACTGCCCGCCGGGGTGGTCGAGGACGGCGAGGACATCGCGGTCGCGGCGGCCCGCGAGATGGAGGAGGAGTCGGGCTGGCGACCCGGCCCGCTCCACCACCTGATGACCGTCGAGCCGTCGAACGGGCTGACCGATGCCCGGCACCACCTCTACTGGGCGGACGGGGCCACCCACATCGGGCATCCCGAGGACGACTTCGAGTCCTCGCGCCGGGAGTGGGTCCCGCTCAAGCTGGTGCCGGACATGATCGCCCGGGGGGAGATCCCGGCCGCCAACATGGCGGCCGGGTTGCTCCTGCTGCACCACCTGCGGCTCGGCCGGCCGTAG
- a CDS encoding N-acetyltransferase has translation MTEIHITTLAERPELADRLGDMDDPWPEFAAHDALAWLLYPRMTSELADYVLVATDGDAVVARGYSVPFALHLAGRDGVLPLQGWDRVLMWAFSDLRRGVRPDTVSAIEITVAGDRQGEGLSGRMLAAMRDNARARGFAEVVAPVRPSGKPAEPDTPIHEYAYRTREDGLPYDPWLRVHVRAGGVIDSVAPLSMTVTGSLVQWREWTGLPFDAAGPVRVPGALVPVRCDLEQGYAVYVEPNVWVRHRLLDGAASVRP, from the coding sequence ATGACCGAGATACACATCACCACGCTCGCCGAGCGGCCCGAACTGGCCGACCGGCTCGGGGACATGGACGACCCGTGGCCCGAGTTCGCTGCCCACGACGCCCTCGCCTGGCTGCTGTACCCGCGGATGACGTCCGAGCTGGCGGACTACGTCCTGGTCGCCACGGACGGGGACGCGGTGGTCGCCCGCGGCTACAGCGTGCCCTTCGCCCTGCACCTGGCCGGCCGCGACGGGGTGCTGCCCCTGCAGGGCTGGGACCGTGTGCTCATGTGGGCCTTCTCCGACCTGCGCCGCGGGGTGCGGCCCGACACGGTGAGCGCGATCGAGATCACCGTCGCCGGCGACCGGCAGGGCGAGGGGCTCTCGGGGCGCATGCTGGCCGCGATGCGGGACAACGCCCGGGCCCGCGGCTTCGCCGAGGTGGTCGCGCCGGTCCGGCCCAGCGGAAAGCCGGCCGAGCCGGACACTCCGATCCACGAGTACGCGTACCGGACCCGCGAGGACGGCCTCCCGTACGACCCGTGGCTGCGCGTCCACGTCCGCGCGGGCGGGGTCATCGACTCGGTCGCGCCGCTGTCGATGACGGTTACCGGCTCGCTCGTCCAGTGGCGCGAGTGGACCGGGCTGCCCTTCGACGCCGCCGGGCCCGTGCGCGTACCGGGCGCCCTGGTGCCCGTGCGGTGCGATCTGGAGCAGGGCTATGCGGTCTACGTGGAGCCGAACGTATGGGTCCGGCACCGCCTCCTCGACGGGGCGGCGTCCGTCCGGCCGTAG
- a CDS encoding 3-hydroxybutyryl-CoA dehydrogenase — MSCERHEVTDLPSDITRVGVVGCGQMGAGIAEVCARSGLEVKVAETTGEALEIGRTRLHNSLTKAAERGKITEEERDATLARLTFTTDLGEFADRDLVIEAVVENEQVKTEIFQILDQVITRPDAILASNTSSIPLVKLAVATSRPDQVIGIHFFNPAPVQKLVELIPALTTGEETVKRAEALVRDVLNKHAVRAQDRSGFVVNALLVPYLLSAIRMFESGIASREDIDNGMELGCAHPMGPLKLSDLIGLDTIASIADSMYAEYKEPLYAAPPLLQRMVDAGRLGRKTGAGFYPYG; from the coding sequence ATGAGCTGCGAAAGGCACGAAGTGACTGACCTCCCTTCCGACATCACACGGGTCGGCGTAGTGGGCTGTGGCCAGATGGGTGCGGGTATCGCCGAGGTGTGCGCCCGCAGTGGCCTTGAGGTCAAGGTCGCCGAAACCACCGGCGAAGCCCTGGAGATCGGCCGTACCCGGCTGCACAACTCCCTGACCAAGGCCGCCGAACGCGGCAAGATCACCGAGGAGGAGCGGGACGCCACCCTGGCCCGCCTCACCTTCACCACCGACCTCGGAGAGTTCGCCGACCGCGACCTCGTCATCGAGGCCGTCGTCGAGAACGAGCAGGTCAAGACGGAGATCTTCCAGATCCTCGACCAGGTGATCACCCGCCCGGACGCGATCTTGGCCTCCAACACCTCCTCGATCCCGCTGGTCAAGCTGGCCGTCGCGACCTCTCGGCCGGACCAGGTCATCGGCATCCACTTCTTCAACCCGGCCCCGGTGCAGAAGCTCGTCGAGCTGATCCCGGCGCTGACCACGGGCGAGGAGACGGTCAAGCGGGCCGAGGCCCTGGTGCGGGACGTGCTGAACAAGCACGCGGTCCGCGCCCAGGACCGGTCCGGGTTCGTCGTCAACGCGCTCCTCGTCCCGTACCTGCTGTCCGCGATCCGGATGTTCGAGTCGGGCATCGCCAGCCGCGAGGACATCGACAACGGCATGGAGCTGGGCTGCGCCCACCCGATGGGCCCGCTCAAGCTGTCCGACCTGATCGGCCTGGACACCATCGCGTCCATCGCCGACTCGATGTACGCGGAGTACAAGGAGCCGCTGTACGCCGCTCCCCCGCTGCTCCAGCGCATGGTCGACGCCGGCCGCCTGGGCCGCAAGACGGGCGCGGGCTTCTACCCCTACGGCTGA